Proteins found in one Diorhabda sublineata isolate icDioSubl1.1 chromosome 9, icDioSubl1.1, whole genome shotgun sequence genomic segment:
- the LOC130449011 gene encoding uncharacterized protein LOC130449011: MHSFKSIDCVTNEDEATNYPIEFLNSLDVPGLPPHNLRLKVGSVVIMLRNINQPKLCNGTRLVVRKLMNNVIYATIMIGKLKGEEVLIPRIPMIPTDMPFEFKRLQFPIRLTFAMTIC, encoded by the coding sequence ATGCATTCATTCAAATCTATTGACTGCGTCACAAATGAAGATGAAGCCACCAACTatccaattgaatttttaaactctTTGGACGTGCCTGGCTTACCACCGCACAATTTACGCCTAAAGGTTGGCTCCGTAGTAATCATGCTTCGAAACATAAACCAACCAAAACTGTGCAACGGTACGCGTTTGGTGGTTAGAAAATTGATGAACAATGTAATTTACGCTACGATAATGATAGGAAAATTAAAAGGTGAGGAAGTTCTCATTCCGAGGATACCGATGATCCCAACCGATATGCCGTTTGAATTTAAAAGACTTCAATTTCCGATACGTCTTACATTTGCCATGACCATCTGTTGA
- the LOC130448962 gene encoding cytochrome c oxidase subunit 6C-2, whose protein sequence is MAGGEVSKAVKPQLRGLLAGQIKRNIIFAAAVATLAAIAQKIFVNDNRKRAYAEFYRTYDIEKSFNEIRNKGLFDSCEPDE, encoded by the exons atggCTGGTGGAGAAGTAAGTAAAGCTGTTAAACCTCAACTCAGGGGTCTACTAGCTGGACAGATCAagagaaacattatttttgccGCTGCAGTTGCCACCCTAGCAGCTATTGCacagaaaatatttgttaatgacAATAGAAAAAGGGCATATGCAGAATTTTACAG GACATATGATATTGAAAAATCGTTCAATGAAATCAGAAACAAAGGATTATTTGATTCCTGTGAACCAGATGAATGA
- the LOC130448963 gene encoding mucin-17-like isoform X1 has protein sequence MAANSDGKIELSTILTCEGDLSDPRFPTQLNLLVDSLNNILGESVKVHKLEPWNSVRVTLSIPREAALRLRQLANEGSQHLRALGILSVQVEGDQVVSLRLATGGRSEPQEIFLRTSQDGSSSSSHHESELSNFLQTNATSSPTNSNNVQVQFKSPNVVCPPDSVVPKVGANTAPSNNVSSSNKAFVGPFPFASMNQAIHSNRETPFNSLPPPYPAKHPPVTISSPLLVNLLQNDGAKESSNSGACIQKSMPVRTMVSSSDVSTTTTNSGPSNFPIKSSNSTISSSPSNSLLTNTTQANVLVNSSISPSALSTNTSIRQNSTIMTSTTDMVNKTPPPPQYHRTLSSTMIKQSPVTGHHHINTISSSLPNSSLTQNTSVSHGTQSATVPLQHNMYQQLTVPSQQLKNSVSSNIVNSLSQPNIVSTVKHQLTHKTVTSSNFVKSPSSVTNMPMTKTTPQRSTLSNMIHQPVNNTHLKLSTPPIYLSQQIKKNFPQNVINSLSQPASVASPVANALDLPSSSHSFNNISLRNMPSPPPYSVAISRPWDSLVNNSNSLLDLTPTLTDLKPDDLDELLPSLERELTHSPLPDLPEDFLAVHSNIISTTDDLQLNDNRKFLINPLTGELEPQSSGESDTEELKDVFTGLPSPANLSDEDTCSTTRPDTTTDQSDSETRSSDTTSKSVRLKNSKPRDRGRDSPALKPEKIKLRLKLEKSEPINQAYKVDVSFVNQQPKKASSSLITAAEELRVPPLHISLKGRNSAVIKNKNKVNPDGTPLKLKLPLQVRKNQDHIKLKTTEGNSVMNSTEDIGNINSLMMDVPSSIISAEIKARLATIEQKKMKKLKANNEHKDLIASLSQDSDLKSKFVIHNHYKEKQKERRGSDSELVKSKKFLDGNAIPDDKKRRLSQSEQPEDDQPVLGSTNVGTITGLPQKLRKDKVKFKDVFKRDAIKNNKIFNKSFGEKLQTKSVTLPTAGEMNMEAKFKQGLLEGTGERGIPRPPHRTEIVNHLSTDPIRIDTPEVAKVIPDTAPLKEKSPEPDKCNTPNRKSVDLPDKPVVTSVVGGNRSPTSGGNQGEDSGIESMDALSEKSPNQASQSPHADILPPKTQVPNMLDIEAQLAKMEGLNGDSDRLEDGGTDTRHVDDVNENKCHQDLAVKKCCELTCALQDSLKQGTVMALAADLDSPSPPNNKQQVDGNLIPLKVKKDEDDLEPLPVRVTPALYTYSNPEKSRAGSESPTISDEDSNSCSTTSTVPGNGKQSKSLLEQLLIEIPNDHQTPSSPSPATRSSVRTRALSKLNSPELNSPVSKNTTSRIVPNTKRKRNESDSSNQSLEDIKKKSRKTVSGTNNTNAGQMTDSVTKPLRQNETAKVNNVKKIKVQEESSDSDEPLTEKMRKSSLTVNTQMANMNLIAKNSKITKLGPGTVANNNTTTMVTSTKASAMVVSTRRSVRSNMPAQNTRSKGDNVKVSSETDALRRKTRSAVSDVENKRKKEVK, from the exons ATGGCAGCAAACAGTGACGGCAAAATTGAACTATCTACTATTTTAACCTGTGAAGGGGACCTGTCCGATCCCAGGTTCCCTACACAGTTGAATTTATTGGTGGACAGTTTAAATAACATTTTGGGTGAATCAGTGAAAGTTCACAAACTGGAGCCCTGGAACTCTGTGCGTGTAACGCTGTCTATTCCTAGGGAAGCAGCGTTACGCCTTAGACAACTAGCTAATGAGGGTTCTCAACATCTCAGGGCTCTTGGAATACTTAGTGTTCAAGTTGAAGGGGATCAAGTGGTATCATTGCGGCTAGCTACAGGTGGACGTTCAGAGcctcaagaaatatttttgaggacATCTCAAG atGGAAGTAGCAGCTCAAGTCATCATGAATCTGAACTAAGTAATTTTCTACAAACGAATGCTACATCATCTCCTACTAATAGCAACAATGTACAAGTGCAATTTAAATCACCAAATGTTGTGTGTCCCCCAGATTCAGTGGTACCAAAAGTAGGTGCTAATACAGCACCCTCCAACAATGTGTCTAGTAGTAATAAGGCATTTGTTGGCCCATTTCCTTTTGCTAGCATGAACCAG GCAATCCATAGTAATCGAGAGACTCCATTTAACTCATTACCACCTCCATATCCTGCAAAACATCCTCCCGTAACAATATCAAGCCCTCTTCTTGTTAATCTTTTACAAAATGATGGAGCAAAGGAATCCTCCAACTCTGGCGCATGCATTCAAAAATCAATGCCTGTCAGGACTATGGTTTCATCATCTGATGTATCAACTACTACAACAAATTCGGGGCCATCAAACTTCCCAATTAAATCTAGCAACAGCACCATTTCTTCTTCACCCTCTAATTCTTTGTTGACAAATACTACTCAGGCTAATGTGCTAGTTAATAGTTCAATATCACCAAGCGCCTTATCAACAAATACTTCCATTAGGCAAAATAGCACCATAATGACGAGTACAACAGATATGGTAAATAAGACGCCCCCGCCTCCTCAATACCACAGGACATTGTCATCTACAATG aTCAAGCAGAGTCCTGTTACTGGGCATCACCATATAAATACCATATCTTCATCTTTACCAAATAGTTCGCTAACCCAAAACACTTCTGTATCTCATGGAACACAATCAGCAACTGTGCCTCTACAACATAATATGTATCAACAGCTCACGGTTCCATCACAACAACTTAAAAATTCAGTTTCTAGTAATATTGTTAATTCCTTATCTCAACCAAATATCGTATCAACAGTTAAACATCAATTAACTCACAAAACGGTTACCtcttcaaattttgtaaaatcacCTTCTTCAGTCACAAATATGCCAATGACAAAAACTACTCCTCAAAGAAGTACTCTTTCAAATATGATACATCAGCCTGTTAACAATACTCATTTGAAATTAAGTACACCACCTATTTACTTAtctcaacaaataaaaaagaattttcctCAAAATGTAATCAATTCATTATCACAACCTGCCTCTGTAGCTTCTCCCGTAGCAAATGCATTAGATTTGCCAAGTTCCAGTCATAGTTTCAATAATATCAGTTTAAGAAATATGCCTTCACCTCCACCATACTCTGTAGCTATATCTAGACCGTGGGATTCTCTTGTAAATAACAGTAACTCATTACTTGATTTAACTCCAACATTAACAGATCTAAAACCAGATGATTTGGACGAACTGCTACCGAGTCTCGAACGAGAACTCACACATAGCCCTCTACCTGATTTACCAGAGGATTTTCTTGCCgttcattcaaatattatatcTACAACTGATGACTTACAGTTAAATGATAATCGGAAATTTCTCATCAATCCTCTGACGGGAGAATTGGAACCACAGTCAAGTGGAGAAAGTGATACGGAAGAGTTGAAAGACGTTTTCACAGGATTGCCTTCACCGGCTAACTTGTCTGACGAAGATACTTGTTCGACCACTAGACCCGATACGACTACCGATCAGAGCGATAGCGAGACGCGTTCCAGTGATACTACATCAAAATCTGTAAGgttgaaaaattcaaaaccGAGAGATAGGGGTAGAGATTCACCTGCTTTAAAACCTGAGAAAATAAAGTTAAG attAAAGCTGGAGAAATCAGAGCCTATAAATCAGGCATATAAGGTGGATGTTAGTTTTGTTAACCAACAACCTAAAAAAGCATCGTCATCGTTAATAACAGCAGCTGAAGAGCTTCGAGTACCTCCACTTCATATATCACTGAAAGGGAGGAATTCCgctgtaataaaaaataaaaataaagtaaatccTGATGGTACTCCTCTGAAATTAAAA TTGCCATTACAGGTTAGAAAAAATCAGGATCACATCAAATTGAAAACCACTGAAGGAAATAGTGTTATGAATTCCACAGAGGATATTGGAAATATCAATTCATTGATGATGGATGTACCTTCTTCAATTATTAGTGCTGAAATTAAAGCAAGGCTTGCTACaatagaacagaaaaaaatgaaaaaactgaaagcTAATAACGAACATAAG GATTTAATTGCTAGTCTGTCCCAGGATAGTGATCTGAAGTCAAAATTTGTGATACATAACCATTACaaagaaaaacagaaagaaCGGCGAGGTAGTGACTCGGAATTGGTAAAATCCAAGAAATTTCTTGACGGCAACGCCATACCCGATGACAAGAAGCGAAGGTTAAGCCAGTCTGAGCAACCAGAAGATGACCAACCAGTTTTAGGTTCCACAAACGTTGGAACTATCACAGGATTGCCACAAAAACTGAGAAAAGACAAAGTAAAATTCAAAGATGTATTTAAGCGAGAtgctattaaaaataacaagattTTCAACAAAAGTTTTGGTGAAAAGTTGCAGACAAAGTCAGTAACTTTACCTACTGCTGGAGAAATGAATATGGAGGCAAAATTCAAACAAGGATTACTTGAGGGAACTGGAGAAAGGGGTATCCCAAGACCACCGCATCGAACTGAAATTGTCAACCATCTTAGTACAGATCCTATTAGAATAGATACACCAGAA GTAGCCAAAGTTATACCTGATACTGCtcctttaaaagaaaaatcgCCCGAACCAGATAAATGCAATACACCTAATAGAAAATCTGTTGATTTACCTGATAAACCTGTCGTGACGAGCGTTGTAGGAGGCAATAGGTCACCAACCTCAGGAGGTAATCAAGGTGAAGATAGTGGGATTGAAAGTATGGATGCCCTCAGTGAAAAATCCCCCAATCAAGCGAGTCAAAGTCCACATGCCGACATTTTACCTCCAAAGACACAAGTGCCTAACATGCTGGACATTGAGGCGCAACTCGCCAAGATGGAGGGATTGAATGGAGACAGTGATAGATTAGAAG ATGGTGGAACTGATACGAGACATGTTGATGATGTTAATGAAAACAAATGCCATCAAGATCTAGCAGTGAAAAAATGTTGCGAACTTACTTGTGCTCTGCAAGATAGTCTCAAACAGGGAACTGTAATGGCACTTGCTGCTGATTTAGACTCACCATCACCTCCAAACAACAAACAGCAAGTTGATGGAAATCTTATACCTCTTAAG GTAAAAAAAGATGAAGATGACTTGGAGCCACTCCCTGTACGAGTAACACCTGCTTTGTACACTTATTCAAATCCCGAGAAATCTCGTGCTGGATCAGAAAGTCCTACAATTTCTGATGAAGATAGTAACTCTTGTTCTACTACCAGTACTGTACCTGGTAATGGTAAACAAAGTAAGAGCCTCTTAGAACAGCTACTTATAGAAATCCCCAATGATCATCAAACACCTAGTTCTCCGAGTCCTGCCACACGATCTTCGGTGCGAACGAGGGCGCTCTCTAAACTCAATAGTCCTGAATTAAATTCACCTGTGTCTAAGAATACTACATCGCGTATAGTACCGAATACCAAAAGGAAAAGGAACGAATCTGATAGTTCAAATCAGAGTTTGgaagatataaaaaagaagtcaCGGAAAACAGTTAGTGGAACGAATAATACTAATGCTGGCCAAATGACTGACTCGGTG aCGAAACCTTTGCGTCAAAACGAGACTGCAAAAGTAAATAATGTAAAGAAGATAAAAGTACAAGAGGAGAGTTCAGATAGTGATGAGCCATTAACAGAAAAAATGCGAAAATCATCGTTAACTGTAAATACTCAAATGGCTAATATGAACTTAATagcgaaaaattcaaaaatcaccAAATTGGGGCCGGGGACTGTTGCTAATAATAATACGACGACGATGGTGACATCGACAAAAGCCAGTGCGATGGTAGTTAGTACCAGAAGGTCGGTAAGAAGCAATATGCCTGCGCAAAATACAAGAAGCAAAGGCGATAACGTTAAAGTATCATCTGAAACGGATGCTTTAAGGAGAAAAACGAGGAGTGCTG tttCTGATGTTGAAAATAAGCGTAAAAAAGAGGTGAAGTGA
- the LOC130448963 gene encoding mucin-17-like isoform X2 — protein sequence MAANSDGKIELSTILTCEGDLSDPRFPTQLNLLVDSLNNILGESVKVHKLEPWNSVRVTLSIPREAALRLRQLANEGSQHLRALGILSVQVEGDQVVSLRLATGGRSEPQEIFLRTSQDGSSSSSHHESELSNFLQTNATSSPTNSNNVQVQFKSPNVVCPPDSVVPKVGANTAPSNNVSSSNKAFVGPFPFASMNQAIHSNRETPFNSLPPPYPAKHPPVTISSPLLVNLLQNDGAKESSNSGACIQKSMPVRTMVSSSDVSTTTTNSGPSNFPIKSSNSTISSSPSNSLLTNTTQANVLVNSSISPSALSTNTSIRQNSTIMTSTTDMVNKTPPPPQYHRTLSSTMIKQSPVTGHHHINTISSSLPNSSLTQNTSVSHGTQSATVPLQHNMYQQLTVPSQQLKNSVSSNIVNSLSQPNIVSTVKHQLTHKTVTSSNFVKSPSSVTNMPMTKTTPQRSTLSNMIHQPVNNTHLKLSTPPIYLSQQIKKNFPQNVINSLSQPASVASPVANALDLPSSSHSFNNISLRNMPSPPPYSVAISRPWDSLVNNSNSLLDLTPTLTDLKPDDLDELLPSLERELTHSPLPDLPEDFLAVHSNIISTTDDLQLNDNRKFLINPLTGELEPQSSGESDTEELKDVFTGLPSPANLSDEDTCSTTRPDTTTDQSDSETRSSDTTSKSVRLKNSKPRDRGRDSPALKPEKIKLRLKLEKSEPINQAYKVDVSFVNQQPKKASSSLITAAEELRVPPLHISLKGRNSAVIKNKNKVNPDGTPLKLKVRKNQDHIKLKTTEGNSVMNSTEDIGNINSLMMDVPSSIISAEIKARLATIEQKKMKKLKANNEHKDLIASLSQDSDLKSKFVIHNHYKEKQKERRGSDSELVKSKKFLDGNAIPDDKKRRLSQSEQPEDDQPVLGSTNVGTITGLPQKLRKDKVKFKDVFKRDAIKNNKIFNKSFGEKLQTKSVTLPTAGEMNMEAKFKQGLLEGTGERGIPRPPHRTEIVNHLSTDPIRIDTPEVAKVIPDTAPLKEKSPEPDKCNTPNRKSVDLPDKPVVTSVVGGNRSPTSGGNQGEDSGIESMDALSEKSPNQASQSPHADILPPKTQVPNMLDIEAQLAKMEGLNGDSDRLEDGGTDTRHVDDVNENKCHQDLAVKKCCELTCALQDSLKQGTVMALAADLDSPSPPNNKQQVDGNLIPLKVKKDEDDLEPLPVRVTPALYTYSNPEKSRAGSESPTISDEDSNSCSTTSTVPGNGKQSKSLLEQLLIEIPNDHQTPSSPSPATRSSVRTRALSKLNSPELNSPVSKNTTSRIVPNTKRKRNESDSSNQSLEDIKKKSRKTVSGTNNTNAGQMTDSVTKPLRQNETAKVNNVKKIKVQEESSDSDEPLTEKMRKSSLTVNTQMANMNLIAKNSKITKLGPGTVANNNTTTMVTSTKASAMVVSTRRSVRSNMPAQNTRSKGDNVKVSSETDALRRKTRSAVSDVENKRKKEVK from the exons ATGGCAGCAAACAGTGACGGCAAAATTGAACTATCTACTATTTTAACCTGTGAAGGGGACCTGTCCGATCCCAGGTTCCCTACACAGTTGAATTTATTGGTGGACAGTTTAAATAACATTTTGGGTGAATCAGTGAAAGTTCACAAACTGGAGCCCTGGAACTCTGTGCGTGTAACGCTGTCTATTCCTAGGGAAGCAGCGTTACGCCTTAGACAACTAGCTAATGAGGGTTCTCAACATCTCAGGGCTCTTGGAATACTTAGTGTTCAAGTTGAAGGGGATCAAGTGGTATCATTGCGGCTAGCTACAGGTGGACGTTCAGAGcctcaagaaatatttttgaggacATCTCAAG atGGAAGTAGCAGCTCAAGTCATCATGAATCTGAACTAAGTAATTTTCTACAAACGAATGCTACATCATCTCCTACTAATAGCAACAATGTACAAGTGCAATTTAAATCACCAAATGTTGTGTGTCCCCCAGATTCAGTGGTACCAAAAGTAGGTGCTAATACAGCACCCTCCAACAATGTGTCTAGTAGTAATAAGGCATTTGTTGGCCCATTTCCTTTTGCTAGCATGAACCAG GCAATCCATAGTAATCGAGAGACTCCATTTAACTCATTACCACCTCCATATCCTGCAAAACATCCTCCCGTAACAATATCAAGCCCTCTTCTTGTTAATCTTTTACAAAATGATGGAGCAAAGGAATCCTCCAACTCTGGCGCATGCATTCAAAAATCAATGCCTGTCAGGACTATGGTTTCATCATCTGATGTATCAACTACTACAACAAATTCGGGGCCATCAAACTTCCCAATTAAATCTAGCAACAGCACCATTTCTTCTTCACCCTCTAATTCTTTGTTGACAAATACTACTCAGGCTAATGTGCTAGTTAATAGTTCAATATCACCAAGCGCCTTATCAACAAATACTTCCATTAGGCAAAATAGCACCATAATGACGAGTACAACAGATATGGTAAATAAGACGCCCCCGCCTCCTCAATACCACAGGACATTGTCATCTACAATG aTCAAGCAGAGTCCTGTTACTGGGCATCACCATATAAATACCATATCTTCATCTTTACCAAATAGTTCGCTAACCCAAAACACTTCTGTATCTCATGGAACACAATCAGCAACTGTGCCTCTACAACATAATATGTATCAACAGCTCACGGTTCCATCACAACAACTTAAAAATTCAGTTTCTAGTAATATTGTTAATTCCTTATCTCAACCAAATATCGTATCAACAGTTAAACATCAATTAACTCACAAAACGGTTACCtcttcaaattttgtaaaatcacCTTCTTCAGTCACAAATATGCCAATGACAAAAACTACTCCTCAAAGAAGTACTCTTTCAAATATGATACATCAGCCTGTTAACAATACTCATTTGAAATTAAGTACACCACCTATTTACTTAtctcaacaaataaaaaagaattttcctCAAAATGTAATCAATTCATTATCACAACCTGCCTCTGTAGCTTCTCCCGTAGCAAATGCATTAGATTTGCCAAGTTCCAGTCATAGTTTCAATAATATCAGTTTAAGAAATATGCCTTCACCTCCACCATACTCTGTAGCTATATCTAGACCGTGGGATTCTCTTGTAAATAACAGTAACTCATTACTTGATTTAACTCCAACATTAACAGATCTAAAACCAGATGATTTGGACGAACTGCTACCGAGTCTCGAACGAGAACTCACACATAGCCCTCTACCTGATTTACCAGAGGATTTTCTTGCCgttcattcaaatattatatcTACAACTGATGACTTACAGTTAAATGATAATCGGAAATTTCTCATCAATCCTCTGACGGGAGAATTGGAACCACAGTCAAGTGGAGAAAGTGATACGGAAGAGTTGAAAGACGTTTTCACAGGATTGCCTTCACCGGCTAACTTGTCTGACGAAGATACTTGTTCGACCACTAGACCCGATACGACTACCGATCAGAGCGATAGCGAGACGCGTTCCAGTGATACTACATCAAAATCTGTAAGgttgaaaaattcaaaaccGAGAGATAGGGGTAGAGATTCACCTGCTTTAAAACCTGAGAAAATAAAGTTAAG attAAAGCTGGAGAAATCAGAGCCTATAAATCAGGCATATAAGGTGGATGTTAGTTTTGTTAACCAACAACCTAAAAAAGCATCGTCATCGTTAATAACAGCAGCTGAAGAGCTTCGAGTACCTCCACTTCATATATCACTGAAAGGGAGGAATTCCgctgtaataaaaaataaaaataaagtaaatccTGATGGTACTCCTCTGAAATTAAAA GTTAGAAAAAATCAGGATCACATCAAATTGAAAACCACTGAAGGAAATAGTGTTATGAATTCCACAGAGGATATTGGAAATATCAATTCATTGATGATGGATGTACCTTCTTCAATTATTAGTGCTGAAATTAAAGCAAGGCTTGCTACaatagaacagaaaaaaatgaaaaaactgaaagcTAATAACGAACATAAG GATTTAATTGCTAGTCTGTCCCAGGATAGTGATCTGAAGTCAAAATTTGTGATACATAACCATTACaaagaaaaacagaaagaaCGGCGAGGTAGTGACTCGGAATTGGTAAAATCCAAGAAATTTCTTGACGGCAACGCCATACCCGATGACAAGAAGCGAAGGTTAAGCCAGTCTGAGCAACCAGAAGATGACCAACCAGTTTTAGGTTCCACAAACGTTGGAACTATCACAGGATTGCCACAAAAACTGAGAAAAGACAAAGTAAAATTCAAAGATGTATTTAAGCGAGAtgctattaaaaataacaagattTTCAACAAAAGTTTTGGTGAAAAGTTGCAGACAAAGTCAGTAACTTTACCTACTGCTGGAGAAATGAATATGGAGGCAAAATTCAAACAAGGATTACTTGAGGGAACTGGAGAAAGGGGTATCCCAAGACCACCGCATCGAACTGAAATTGTCAACCATCTTAGTACAGATCCTATTAGAATAGATACACCAGAA GTAGCCAAAGTTATACCTGATACTGCtcctttaaaagaaaaatcgCCCGAACCAGATAAATGCAATACACCTAATAGAAAATCTGTTGATTTACCTGATAAACCTGTCGTGACGAGCGTTGTAGGAGGCAATAGGTCACCAACCTCAGGAGGTAATCAAGGTGAAGATAGTGGGATTGAAAGTATGGATGCCCTCAGTGAAAAATCCCCCAATCAAGCGAGTCAAAGTCCACATGCCGACATTTTACCTCCAAAGACACAAGTGCCTAACATGCTGGACATTGAGGCGCAACTCGCCAAGATGGAGGGATTGAATGGAGACAGTGATAGATTAGAAG ATGGTGGAACTGATACGAGACATGTTGATGATGTTAATGAAAACAAATGCCATCAAGATCTAGCAGTGAAAAAATGTTGCGAACTTACTTGTGCTCTGCAAGATAGTCTCAAACAGGGAACTGTAATGGCACTTGCTGCTGATTTAGACTCACCATCACCTCCAAACAACAAACAGCAAGTTGATGGAAATCTTATACCTCTTAAG GTAAAAAAAGATGAAGATGACTTGGAGCCACTCCCTGTACGAGTAACACCTGCTTTGTACACTTATTCAAATCCCGAGAAATCTCGTGCTGGATCAGAAAGTCCTACAATTTCTGATGAAGATAGTAACTCTTGTTCTACTACCAGTACTGTACCTGGTAATGGTAAACAAAGTAAGAGCCTCTTAGAACAGCTACTTATAGAAATCCCCAATGATCATCAAACACCTAGTTCTCCGAGTCCTGCCACACGATCTTCGGTGCGAACGAGGGCGCTCTCTAAACTCAATAGTCCTGAATTAAATTCACCTGTGTCTAAGAATACTACATCGCGTATAGTACCGAATACCAAAAGGAAAAGGAACGAATCTGATAGTTCAAATCAGAGTTTGgaagatataaaaaagaagtcaCGGAAAACAGTTAGTGGAACGAATAATACTAATGCTGGCCAAATGACTGACTCGGTG aCGAAACCTTTGCGTCAAAACGAGACTGCAAAAGTAAATAATGTAAAGAAGATAAAAGTACAAGAGGAGAGTTCAGATAGTGATGAGCCATTAACAGAAAAAATGCGAAAATCATCGTTAACTGTAAATACTCAAATGGCTAATATGAACTTAATagcgaaaaattcaaaaatcaccAAATTGGGGCCGGGGACTGTTGCTAATAATAATACGACGACGATGGTGACATCGACAAAAGCCAGTGCGATGGTAGTTAGTACCAGAAGGTCGGTAAGAAGCAATATGCCTGCGCAAAATACAAGAAGCAAAGGCGATAACGTTAAAGTATCATCTGAAACGGATGCTTTAAGGAGAAAAACGAGGAGTGCTG tttCTGATGTTGAAAATAAGCGTAAAAAAGAGGTGAAGTGA